Proteins found in one Primulina eburnea isolate SZY01 chromosome 16, ASM2296580v1, whole genome shotgun sequence genomic segment:
- the LOC140816404 gene encoding UDP-sugar pyrophosphorylase-like translates to MASSAVESAAGSLSRLNIDDWVSAAPNLHKNIPLLSPPQVELAKMLLGLNQSHLFEHWPEPGISDDEKLAFFDQIARLDASYPGGLPSYIKTARELLADSKAGKNPFDGFTPSVPSGEVLTFGDDSFIQYEDAGVHEARKTAFVLVAGGLGERLGYNGIKVALPLESTTGTCFLQHYIESILALQETSCRLSQGGGPTEIPLVIMTSDDTHIRTLKLLESNAYFGMKSSQIRLLKQEKVACLDDNDAKLAVDPQNKFRVQTKPHGHGDVHSLLYSSGILKEWLHVGRKWVVFFQDTNGLLFKGIAASLGVSATKGYQVNSLAVPRKAKEAIGGITKLTHQDGRTMVINVEYNQLDPLLRATGYPDGDVNSETGFSPFPGNINQLIIEIPPYLDELSKTGGAIKEFVNPKYKDATKTAFKSSTRLECMMQDYPKTLPPAARVGFTVMDTWLAYAPVKNNPEDAAKVPKGNPYHSATSGEMAIYKVNSLILRKAGVKVDDPVHRVFNGQEVEVWPRIVWQPKWGLTFSDIRSKVRGNCSITAKSTIVINGKSVYLEDLALDGALVINGTDDGAEVKVGGSVQNKGWIFEDVDYKDTSAPEEVRIRGFRINKVEQLQKP, encoded by the exons ATGGCATCTTCCGCAGTCGAATCAGCTGCCGGTAGCCTTTCCAGACTCAACATCGATGACTGGGTATCCGCTGCACCTAATCTACACAAGAATATTCCTCTCCTCTCCCCTCCGCAG GTGGAGTTAGCGAAGATGCTGCTGGGATTGAATCAGAGCCATTTGTTTGAACACTGGCCAGAGCCTGGGATCAGCGATGATGAGAAGCTTGCCTTTTTTGATCAG ATTGCTCGGCTTGATGCAAGTTATCCTGGAGGCCTACCATCATACATCAAAACTGCCAGGGAACTTTTGGCAGATTCAAAAGCTGGGAAGAACCCATTCGATGGATTTACGCCTTCT GTTCCATCTGGAGAAGTTTTGACTTTCGGTGATGATAGTTTCATTCAATATGAAGATGCTGGTGTCCATGAGGCAAGGAAGACTGCCTTTGTTCTTGTTGCTGGGGGCCTTGGAGAAAGACTAGGCTACAATGGTATAAAG GTGGCTCTGCCTCTAGAATCAACTACTGGAACATGTTTCTTACAGCACTACATCGAATCTATTCTAGCCTTGCAAGAGACTAGCTGTAGGCTTTCCCAAG GTGGAGGACCGACAGAGATTCCTTTGGTAATAATGACATCAGATGACACTCATATTCGTACCTTAAAGCTATTAGAATCAAATGCTTATTTTGGGATGAAATCCAGTCAAATAAGACTGCTAAAGCAG GAAAAAGTTGCTTGTTTAGATGATAATGATGCCAAGCTGGCAGTGGATCCACAAAATAAGTTTAGAGTTCAG ACAAAGCCTCATGGTCATGGTGATGTTCATTCACTTCTTTATTCCAGTGGCATCCTTAAAGAATG GCTTCATGTTGGTCGAAAATGGGTTGTGTTCTTCCAAGATACTAATGGTCTTCTGTTTAAG GGAATTGCAGCTTCATTGGGTGTCAGCGCCACCAAAGGCTACCAAGTAAATTCTCTTGCAGTTCCGAGGAAAGCTAAGGAAGCTATTGGTGGAATTACCAAGCTTACTCATCAAGATG GAAGGACAATGGTGATCAATGTGGAATACAATCAACTTGACCCTTTGCTGAGAGCTACAGGATATCCAGATGGTGACGTCAATTCTGAAACAGGCTTCTCTCCTTTTCCTGGAAACATAAACCAA ttgaTTATTGAAATTCCACCTTATTTGGATGAACTTTCAAAAACAGGAGGTGCGATAAAGGAGTTTGTTAACCCCAA ATACAAAGATGCCACCAAAACCGCATTCAAGTCATCTACTAGACTTGAATGCATGATGCAAGATTATCCTAAAACTCTTCCTCCTGCTGCTAGAGTTGGATTTACT GTGATGGATACTTGGTTGGCTTATGCACCTGTGAAGAACAATCCTGAAGATGCAGCTAAG GTTCCTAAAGGCAATCCATATCACAGCGCTACTTCTGGGGAAATGGCCATTTATAAAGTGAACAGCTTAATTTTGAGAAAG GCTGGTGTTAAGGTAGATGATCCAGTTCATCGCGTATTCAATGGACAGGAAGTGGAAGTATGGCCTCGTATTGTGTGGCAACCCAAATGGGGGCTCACGTTTTCCGACATTAGAAGTAAAGTCAGGGGGAACTGCTCCATTACAGCAAAATCTACCATTGTCATTAATGGCAAAAGCGTCTATCTTGAAGATCTTGCCTTAGATGGGGCTCTTGTTATAAACGGGACCGATGATGGTGCAGAG GTTAAAGTTGGGGGTTCTGTACAAAACAAGGGATGGATCTTTGAAGATGTTGATTACAAGGATACTTCAGCACCAGAAGAAGTGAGAATCCGGGGTTTCCGAATAAACAAAGTTGAGCAACTGCAGAAGCCATAA
- the LOC140816529 gene encoding probable calcium-binding protein CML44: MSAITIEDLHRIFKNLDKNNHGRVSIHDLHHLLENIGIHATLEELEKFVGDTSLGYMDFLFFYEAIVKTKIAESKDSSSEDHIDHDMDRSTDVLLKAFKVFDLNGDGFISSEELQSVLSRLGLWDKKRGQDCEEMIRVYDQNLDGALDFEEFKVMMSPTSHSQI; this comes from the coding sequence ATGTCTGCTATTACCATAGAAGACCTCCACAGGATTTTCAAGAATTTGGACAAGAACAACCATGGCCGAGTAAGCATACATGATTTGCACCATCTTCTTGAAAACATAGGCATCCACGCGACGTTGGAAGAGCTCGAAAAGTTCGTCGGTGACACGAGTCTCGGGTACATGGATTTCTTGTTCTTTTACGAGGCAATAGTCAAGACCAAGATCGCAGAAAGTAAAGATAGTTCTTCCGAGGATCATATTGATCACGACATGGATCGTAGCACTGACGTTCTTTTGAAGGCTTTTAAAGTCTTTGATTTGAATGGCGATGGATTCATTTCAAGCGAGGAGTTGCAAAGCGTGCTTTCGAGATTAGGTTTGTGGGACAAGAAACGTGGACAAGATTGCGAGGAGATGATTCGTGTTTATGATCAAAATCTGGATGGGGCACTTGATTTTGAAGAGTTCAAGGTTATGATGTCTCCTACATCGCATTCTCAAATTTAA